The sequence below is a genomic window from Arthrobacter sp. U41.
CCGCGCGGGCCCGGCGCAGTCCGAGCTCGATGTCGAGTTCCTGGGCCGGGGCGCCGGCGAGCAGCCAGCCCTTGCCGTCCTGGCCCTTGGCGTGCCTGCCGCCGCCCTGCGGCAGGCCGTAGCGCGTGGCGTGGCGGACGACGTCGTGGTTGGAAAACACCCAGGTGGAGGAGGCGCCGGATTCGGTGGCCTCAGCCAGGTTCCGGGTGATGATTTCGCGGAACTCCTCGGCGTCGAAGTCGGCCTGCAGCAGGTCGAAGTTGAAGGCCTGGCCCAGGCCCTGCGGGCTCGCGTAGCGGCCGCGGCGGTTGGCGTGGACCCAGGCTTCGGCGACGGCGGTGCGCGGCGGGTTGTATTCGTTGAAGACCTCGCGCCATTCGACGTAGATCTCGTGGACCTCGTCGCGGTCCCAGAACGGGTGCGAGCCGTCGTCGTGGCCGTCCGCCCCGGAACCTGCCGGGCTGAGCTCGACCTTGGAGAGCAGCGGCTCGGTCAGGTCCTTGGTCAGGGCGTGCGCCACGTCGACCCGGAAGCCGTCCACGCCGCGGTCGGACCAGAAGCGCAGGGTGGTGAGGAAATCGTCGCGAATTTCGCGGTTGGACCAGTTCAGGTCCGGCTGTTCCTTGGCAAAGATGTGCATGTACCACTGGCCGGGGGTGCCGTCGGGCTCGGTGATGCGTTCCCAGGCCGGGCCGCCGAAGACGGATTCCCAGTCCGACGGCGGAATCTCACCGTTGTCGCCCTTGCCGTCCCGGAAGATGTAGCGCTCCCGGGCGTCGGAGCCGCGGGGGGACGCGAGGGCTTCCTGGAACCAGACGTGGCGGTTCGAGGAGTGGTTCGGGACGATGTCGGCGATCAGCTTGATGCCGGCCGCGTGCAGGGCGGCGGACATCTCATCGAAGTCCTCCAGCGTCCCGAGCTTGGGGTCCACATCGCGGTAGTCATCGACGTCGTAGCCGCCGTCGGCGAGGGCGGACGGGTAGAAGGGGCTGAGCCAGACGGCATCGATCCCGAGTCCCTTCAGGTACGGGACCTTGGCCGTGATGCCCTTGATGTCGCCGAGGCCGTCACCGTTGGAGTCATAGAAGCTGCGCGGGTAGATCTGGTACACGGCTGCCTGGCGCCACCAGTTGGGATCGGCGGCGAGATCGGAACCGGACAGGGTTGCCAGCGTGGCGGTGTTGGACAAGGGGTGATCCTCCGGGATTCGGAACTGGGTTCTGGTATTTTAGATACAAGCTAAATATATTGCCTGAACAATTATGGGTCCGGACGGACGGGGAGGTCAACATTCCTATTCCGCACGCCGCCGCCACGCCCCAGCTGCTGCGCCGGGTGAACGCCCAGTCGGTGCTCGGCGTCATCCGGAATACCGAGGTGGCCACGGGCACGGAGCTGATGGCCCGGACCGGGCTGACGCGGGCCACGGTCATTTCCGTCTGTGAGGACCTGATCCGTCGGGGCTGGATCCGCGAGCTGGACGCCCGCGATGAGGGACAGCCCTGGAGTCCGCGCAAGGGACGCCCCGCCCGGCGCTTCGAGCTCAACTCGAGGGCAGGATTCGTCCTCGGCCTGGACATCGGAGCAGCCACCACCACCGCGGCCGTGGCGGACCTCCGCGGCACCGTCGTCGGACGCTCCAGCGATAGCTTCCGGGCCGCTGACATCCCCGCGGAGGAGAGGATCGACGTCGTCGACCGGACCTGCTGCCGGGCGCTGGCGGCCGCCGGGACCAGCCCGGGCAGGGTCCTCGCCGTGGGGGCGGGCATCGCCGCGCCCGTGGACCGCGACGGCAAGGTGCTCGTCGCCCAGCACTTCTGGAGCCTGTTCGACGTCGGGCTCCGCTCGGCGCTGAGGGAGCTGCACGGCTGGACGGTGCTGCTCGAGAACGACGCCAACCTCGCCGCACTCGGCGAACGCTGGCGCGGTTCCGGCGCCGGCGTCGACGACCTCGTGGTGCTGCTGGCCGGGGAACGGCTGGGCGCGGGGGTGATGGAGTCCGGTCGGCTGCTGCACG
It includes:
- a CDS encoding ROK family transcriptional regulator, which translates into the protein MPHAAATPQLLRRVNAQSVLGVIRNTEVATGTELMARTGLTRATVISVCEDLIRRGWIRELDARDEGQPWSPRKGRPARRFELNSRAGFVLGLDIGAATTTAAVADLRGTVVGRSSDSFRAADIPAEERIDVVDRTCCRALAAAGTSPGRVLAVGAGIAAPVDRDGKVLVAQHFWSLFDVGLRSALRELHGWTVLLENDANLAALGERWRGSGAGVDDLVVLLAGERLGAGVMESGRLLHGRGGAAGEMGYLELVQGVGSTDGIASLARQWSAAGGGPSAGGEASARRVFEDAAAGDPAAVAILDRISDRMARVIASVASFINPEQVVIGGAVAESAGALLPGITALLPRFTATPPRVTVSPLGDAIVTVGAIRHALDYVEANALELELEPGT
- a CDS encoding glycoside hydrolase family 13 protein is translated as MSNTATLATLSGSDLAADPNWWRQAAVYQIYPRSFYDSNGDGLGDIKGITAKVPYLKGLGIDAVWLSPFYPSALADGGYDVDDYRDVDPKLGTLEDFDEMSAALHAAGIKLIADIVPNHSSNRHVWFQEALASPRGSDARERYIFRDGKGDNGEIPPSDWESVFGGPAWERITEPDGTPGQWYMHIFAKEQPDLNWSNREIRDDFLTTLRFWSDRGVDGFRVDVAHALTKDLTEPLLSKVELSPAGSGADGHDDGSHPFWDRDEVHEIYVEWREVFNEYNPPRTAVAEAWVHANRRGRYASPQGLGQAFNFDLLQADFDAEEFREIITRNLAEATESGASSTWVFSNHDVVRHATRYGLPQGGGRHAKGQDGKGWLLAGAPAQELDIELGLRRARAATQLMLALPGSAYLYQGEELGLQEVAEIPDADRQDPTFFRNKGVEIGRDGCRVPLPWTAEGHSFGFGDNGAHLPQPAWFGSYAVAAEDGVEGSTLEFYRKALTLRRDLQTSEELQWHTAAPGVLHFSRPGGWQTVTNFGDEPVELPAGEVLLSSGPLDGNLLPGSTTVWLR